The Porites lutea chromosome 4, jaPorLute2.1, whole genome shotgun sequence genome contains a region encoding:
- the LOC140935897 gene encoding adenosine receptor A2a-like — translation MTALNSSDPNFDVYLSIIQDKGYWLTLAFVGFFLAFTIIIGNSLLLFITYKDPQKTLRTPPCLLITNLSASDLLVGLLNVSLVAVRDVYRYKQVNMPFLELFRGIMYTVFIKTVFVSCYSIVAMSTSCFVAINKPMEYKTIITKKRVKIFIGVLWVISLLTCILPMTNVPEKTYTMIYLHTHATVPAILLTVVYVNVFRALSRRTREVQREGYNSVASRALEREKKMIKAIVIILGLFYITLMPQYISLHLLHFCESCKKSLTFHMIDVALSRFLYISSAINPFVYAWRVPKYNQAFQDCWKMCRSKLGITSP, via the coding sequence ATGACTGCGCTGAATTCTTCGGATCCAAACTTTGATGTTTACCTGTCGATAATTCAAGACAAAGGCTACTGGTTGACTTTAGCATTCGTTGGATTTTTTCTGGCCTTCACTATTATCATAGGAAACTCACTTCTCCTCTTCATTACTTACAAGGATCCCCAAAAAACGCTTCGTACTCCGCCCTGTTTATTGATCACCAATTTGAGCGCTTCTGACTTACTTGTTGGGCTGTTAAACGTCTCGCTTGTGGCGGTGAGAGATGTGTATCGTTACAAACAAGTAAATATGCCTTTCCTGGAATTATTCAGGGGAATTATGTATACTGTTTTCATTAAAACAGTTTTCGTCAGTTGTTACTCAATAGTTGCTATGTCAACAAGTTGCTTTGTGGCGATTAACAAGCCAATGGAATATAAAACAATCATTACTAAAAAAAGAGTCAAGATATTTATCGGTGTTTTGTGGGTGATCTCTTTGTTGACCTGTATTCTACCTATGACGAACGTGCCTGAGAAAACTTATACGATGATTTATCTTCACACGCACGCAACTGTaccagccattttgttgacTGTGGTTTACGTGAACGTGTTTCGCGCTCTCTCGAGACGTACACGCGAAGTTCAAAGAGAGGGCTACAACTCTGTAGCGAGTAGAGCACTGGAacgtgagaaaaaaatgatcaaagcAATTGTTATAATTCTTGGATTATTCTACATCACATTAATGCCTCAGTACATATCTCTCCATCTATTGCACTTTTGCGAATCATGCAAGAAGTCGTTAACTTTCCACATGATTGATGTAGCCTTGTCTAGATTTTTATATATAAGTTCCGCTATCAATCCCTTCGTGTATGCTTGGAGAGTACCGAAGTATAACCAGGCCTTTCAAGATTGCTGGAAGATGTGCCGTAGTAAACTGGGAATTACTTCGCCTTAA
- the LOC140933796 gene encoding adenosine receptor A1-like: MTALNSSDPNFDFYLSIIQDKGYWLTLVFVGFFVAFVIIIGNLVLLFITYKDPRKTLRTPPCLLITNLSASDLLLGLLNVSLVAVRDVYRFKQVNMPFLGLFKAIMYTVFITTIFVSGYSIVAMSTTCFVAINKPMEYKTIITKKRVKIFIGVLWLISLSTCVLPVANVPEKTYTMIYLHTHATVPAILLTVIYTNVFRALARRTREVQREGYNSVAKNALEREKKMVNAIVIILGLFYITYMPQYITLHLLHFCESCENSLTFHMIDVALSRFLYISSAINPFVYAWRVPKYRQAFQDCWKMYRGKLRITSHKSFALQSRRRTFLDGRSRAQSDPTESTNL; this comes from the coding sequence ATGACTGCGCTGAATTCTTCGGATCCAAACTTCGATTTTTACCTTTCGATAATTCAAGACAAAGGTTACTGGTTAACTTTAGTATTCGTTGGATTTTTTGTGGCGTTCGTGATCATTATAGGAAACTTGGTTCTCCTCTTCATAACTTACAAGGATCCTCGAAAAACCCTTCGTACTCCGCCATGTTTATTGATCACCAATCTAAGCGCCTCTGACTTGCTTCTTGGGCTGTTAAACGTTTCTCTCGTGGCGGTGAGAGATGTGTATCGTTTTAAGCAAGTAAATATGCCTTTCCTTGGATTATTTAAGGCAATCATGTATACTGTTTTCATTACAACTATCTTCGTCAGTGGTTACTCAATAGTAGCTATGTCAACAACTTGCTTTGTGGCGATTAACAAGCCAATGGAATATAAGACCATCATTACTAAAAAAAGAGTTAAGATATTCATCGGTGTATTATGGCTGATTTCTTTATCGACCTGTGTTCTACCTGTGGCGAACGTGCCTGAGAAAACTTATACGATGATTTATCTTCACACGCACGCAACTGTaccagccattttgttgacTGTGATTTACACGAATGTATTCCGCGCTCTCGCGAGACGTACACGCGAAGTTCAACGAGAAGGCTACAACTCTGTAGCGAAGAACGCTCTGGAACGtgagaaaaaaatggtaaatgcCATTGTTATAATTCTTGGATTATTCTACATCACATACATGCCTCAGTACATAACTCTTCATCTACTGCACTTCTGCGAATCATGCGAGAATTCGTTAACTTTCCACATGATTGATGTAGCCCTGTCTAGATTTTTATATATAAGTTCCGCTATCAATCCCTTCGTATATGCTTGGAGAGTACCGAAGTATCGCCAGGCCTTTCAAGATTGCTGGAAGATGTACCGTGGTAAACTTAGAATTACCTCTCACAAATCATTCGCACTTCAATCGCGGCGTCGAACGTTTTTGGATGGTAGGAGCAGAGCGCAAAGCGATCCAACTGAATCAACCAACCTTTAA
- the LOC140934755 gene encoding lysophosphatidic acid receptor 1-like: MGNSTEDEYDFYADIIDAPEFWSGLAIAGMILSVMIALSNAVLLFTIYKDPRRSFRTPPSFLIANLSAAEFLQGSVAVFLVALRDVYRYQRAIMPHVKVFKAVIYTIVCSTLFVSSATIIAMSVTCYFAINKPILYKNTVTTRRIKVSIGLIWTTALLMSFLPATNIPEKTYTLIYLHTHATIPAILLTMTYVKVFQALARHTSEARQSFKESELGTSHNLLRERNMVITIITVLTMFYITYIPQYITLHLLYLCKACGESLTFHKIDVVLSRFLFISSAVDPFIYAWRVPKYRRALKDCFKMLPKDVRFRFLSTRTNTNEISISSGL, encoded by the coding sequence ATGGGCAATTCTACCGAGGATGAGTACGATTTTTATGCTGACATCATAGATGCTCCTGAGTTCTGGTCAGGCTTAGCGATAGCTGGCATGATTTTGTCGGTCATGATTGCCTTATCAAACGCTGTTTTACTTTTTACGATTTACAAGGACCCAAGACGATCATTCCGTACTCCACCGAGTTTTCTTATAGCGAACTTAAGCGCGGCGGAATTTCTACAGGGTTCTGTGGCTGTGTTTCTAGTGGCTTTACGAGATGTGTATCGATACCAAAGGGCTATCATGCCTCACGTTAAAGTCTTCAAGGCTGTTATCTACACTATTGTCTGCTCGACGCTGTTTGTCAGTAGCGCAACAATAATAGCGATGTCCGTTACATGTTATTTTGCTATTAACAAGCCTATTCTGTACAAGAACACAGTTACAACAAGAAGAATCAAAGTTTCGATTGGACTGATATGGACAACCGCTTTGCTCATGTCCTTTCTACCAGCAACAAACATACCGGAGAAGACCTACACATTGATTTATCTTCACACGCATGCTACAATTCCCGCCATATTACTCACGATGACTTACGTGAAAGTCTTTCAAGCTCTCGCGAGACACACGAGTGAGGCTCGCCAAAGCTTCAAGGAATCAGAACTAGGAACAAGCCATAACCTTCTACGGGAAAGAAATATGGTAATCACGATTATAACTGTTCTGACAATGTTTTACATCACTTATATTCCACAATACATCACACTCCATTTGCTGTACCTCTGTAAGGCATGTGGCGAATCGTTAACTTTTCATAAAATTGACGTAGTCCTATCGCGATTTTTGTTCATTAGTTCTGCTGTTGACCCGTTCATCTACGCCTGGAGGGTACCAAAATATCGTCGAGCGTTAAAAGATTGTTTTAAAATGCTCCCAAAGGATGTGAGATTCAGATTTCTGTCAACTCGGACAAATACCAATGAGATCAGCATTTCTTCAGGCCTTTGA
- the LOC140934756 gene encoding uncharacterized protein: MKAYVLGYACLIIWGLASPTQEAPRQKTSVHHSRTSPKAHHPAANTSTTEKGTIKNIILHKVLPQQNKANQRSPINTPNLHTATGIPANEPKPKKGVPVEATGRAILVQNANDGVGQVVEAGSTNGKAPVIVINSEASGNKGALDPFSQDCLDAHNSYRAKHGVPPLMWSHDLAEGAQVWADQLASTDSFQHDQVAIQNRKIGENLAYFQPPVPKCEGAMVDNCVNCREMVQRWYDEVKNYDFDKGGPKSRSGPYKHFSQMIWANSAELGVGTAVSKRYGFITVARYRPSGNEGDFAEFIKNVPPEGGPLPTMNPPLKDNTQPGVVVKKPGLIEDSTVVSSAEGALIEPPTTSPLMVKKQDALPSNLTIAVSPKAKLLATSLAKITASVTPLTKKPLKITNQDVQAVNNATSIKGKPLIAIPAKNPASVMPLENKPLKITNQDVQAANNATSIKGKPLIAIPAKNPASVMAPVPPKDSIKTANQPTLNQPITVNKAAHSKGGFVHTMTANDGTKAQVYLSKNGAHAGIVFRNEILRAPQGEEVKRTIQVL; encoded by the exons ATGAAAGCTTATGTACTTGGTTATGCCTGTTTAATCATTTGGGGACTAGCATCGCCTACTCAAGAAG CACCTCGCCAAAAGACATCGGTACATCACAGTCGCACGTCTCCAAAGGCACATCATCCAGCTGCCAATACGTCCACAACTGAGAAAGGCACTATAAAGAACATCATTCTGCATAAAGTACTACctcaacaaaacaaagcaaatcagAGATCACCAATTAACACACCCAATCTGCATACTGCTACAGGGATACCAGCCAATGAGCCTAAACCCAAGAAAGGAGTTCCTGTAGAGGCCACAGGGAGGGCAATACTTGTGCAAAATGCTAATGATGGGGTGGGACAAGTCGTTGAAG CAGGATCAACAAATGGGAAAGCTCCTGTTATAGTTATAAACTCAGAAGCTTCTGGAAATAAAG GTGCTCTGGATCCGTTTTCCCAAGACTGCCTCGATGCACATAACAGCTATCGCGCCAAACATGGCGTCCCACCGCTTATGTGGTCACATGACCTTGCTGAAGGAGCTCAAGTTTGGGCTGACCAACTTGCTTCAACTGATTCGTTTCAACACGATCAAGTGGCCATACAAAACCGCAAGATAG GTGAGAATCTGGCATATTTTCAACCCCCTGTTCCAAAATGTGAAGGTGCCATGGTGGACAATTGTGTCAACTGTCGTGAGATGGTTCAACGCTGGTATGACGAGGTTAAAAACTACGACTTTGATAAAGGAGGCCCCAAGAGCAGGAGTGGCCCATACAAACACTTTAGTCAAATGATCTGGGCCAATTCAGCCGAATTAGGAGTCGGGACCGCGGTCAGTAAGCGGTATGGCTTCATAACTGTTGCTCGGTACAGGCCCAGTGGGAACGAAGGAGATTTTGCGGAGTTCATCAAAAATGTTCCCCCGGAAGGAG gTCCTCTACCGACAATGAATCCACCACTAAAAGATAATACGCAACCTGGTGTTGTTGTGAAGAAACCTGGGTTGATTGAAGACAGTACAGTTGTTTCCAGCGCAGAAGGAGCATTGATTGAACCTCCAACTACATCTCCATTAATGGTGAAAAAGCAAGATGCCCTCCCCTCAAACTTAACTATCGCTGTATCTCCAAAGGCAAAGCTACTGGCTACATCTCTCGCCAAAATCACTGCTTCGGTAACGCCGCTCACAAAGAAACCATTAAAAATCACAAATCAAGATGTTCAAGCCGTAAATAACGCTACATCCATAAAAGGAAAGCCACTGATTGCAATTCCCGCCAAAAACCCTGCTTCGGTAATGCCGCTCGAAAACAAACCATTAAAAATCACAAATCAAGATGTTCAAGCCGCAAATAACGCTACATCCATAAAAGGAAAGCCACTGATTGCAATTCCCGCCAAAAACCCTGCTTCGGTAATGGCACCGGTACCACCAAAGGATAGCATTAAAACTGCAAATCAGCCCACGCTTAACCAACCAATTACAGTGAACAAGGCGGCGCATTCTAAGGGCGGATTTGTACACACGATGACTGCCAACGATGGAACGAAGGCTCAAGTGTACCTCAGCAAGAATGGGGCTCATGCTGGTATAGTGTTCAGGAATGAAATATTGAGAg CACCACAAGGAGAAGAAGTGAAAAGAACAATTCAAGTGCTGTAG